A genomic stretch from Coffea arabica cultivar ET-39 chromosome 10c, Coffea Arabica ET-39 HiFi, whole genome shotgun sequence includes:
- the LOC113714079 gene encoding uncharacterized protein, which produces MELGLGQFEQAVGKETRKLREILVQYERGSGQVINLEKSSICFSKNTKKRDKEETYEPLPGVRIVNQGKYLGLPMVITKTKGQVFGFIKDSIKIRLNSWKNKFLSAAGKEVMLKAVTMAMPNYAMSCFKLPTKLCKEITGLMAKYWWGGEARYIDALGPK; this is translated from the exons atggaactcggactgggacAATTTGAACAAG CTGTGGGGAAAGAAACAAggaagttaagagaaatcctgGTTCAGTATGAAAGAGGGTCTGGTCAGGTGATTAATCTAGAGAAATCTTCTATCTGTTTCAGTAAGAACACTAAGAAAAGGGATAAGGAGGAGACCTATGAACCACTACCAGGTGTAAGGATAGTGAATCAAGGGAAATACTTGGGCCTTCCAATGGTGATTACAAAGACAAAAGGTCAGGTATTTGGATTCATAAAAGACAGCATCAAGATCAGACTAAACAGTTGGAAGAACAAGTTTCTAAGTGCAGCAGGCAAGGAGGTGATGTTAAAAGCTGTTACAATGGCTATGCCAAACTATGCTATGTCTTGCTTCAAGCTACCAACTAAATTATGCAAAGAAATCACAGGGTTGATGGCCAAATACTGGTGGGGTGGAGAAGCAAGATACATTGATGCTCTTGGGCCAAAATGA